In a single window of the Nocardioides massiliensis genome:
- a CDS encoding ATP-dependent DNA helicase, producing MPSSEVRELLATAVEGLGGQERAGQVAMAEAVAHALGEGEHLLVQAGTGTGKSLGYLVPSLLHGKRVVVATATLALQHQLVERDLPALIGALGDRFSPSSYAVLKGRGNYACLHRIREGVPSDQGALVDIEEVSNAGAEVLELREWVEEQASEGGTGERDHAPRHTERAWRQVSVSHRECLGASRCPFGQECFAEQAKERAHRAQLVITNHSLLAIDAIEGVPMLPDYDAVVIDEAHELVARVTQAATDELSAPEVERASRRAARHVGDGAVTNPADALADAGEALRDVLANRQPGRIDELDEELKDVLAEVRDAARALISALGDSAKQRGSDGEVDAGLTQARGWAQEIFAHAERMVANSEHDVLWINVREQGRGGPQLCVAPLQVWGTLRDRLLSEKTAVFTSATLKLGGDFGAVATSLGLKPEDDELPWTGLDVGSPFDYAKQGILYVARHLPAPGRDGLAAAHLAEIVDLVDAADGRTLGLFSSRRAAEAAGEAVREHLPHLTTMVQGEAQLPELSRIFAEDPHANLFGTLSLWQGIDVPGETCQLVIIDRIPFPRPDDPLMSARQRAADKAGRNGFMSVAATHAALLLAQGAGRLIRSMDDRGVVAVLDSRLATARYGGFLRSSLPLLWPTSDAAVVKAALRRLSGQPTTPA from the coding sequence GTGCCGTCGTCTGAGGTCCGCGAGCTCCTGGCCACCGCCGTCGAGGGTCTGGGTGGCCAGGAGCGGGCGGGTCAGGTGGCGATGGCCGAGGCCGTCGCCCACGCGCTCGGCGAGGGTGAGCACCTGCTCGTCCAGGCCGGCACCGGCACGGGCAAGTCGTTGGGTTACCTCGTCCCGTCGCTGCTGCACGGCAAGCGGGTCGTGGTCGCCACCGCGACCCTCGCGCTGCAGCACCAGCTGGTCGAGCGCGACCTCCCGGCGCTGATCGGCGCGCTCGGCGATCGCTTCAGCCCGTCGTCGTACGCCGTGCTCAAGGGCCGCGGCAACTACGCCTGCCTGCACCGCATCCGCGAGGGCGTCCCGAGCGACCAGGGCGCGCTGGTCGACATCGAGGAGGTCAGCAACGCGGGCGCCGAGGTGCTCGAGCTGCGCGAGTGGGTCGAGGAGCAGGCATCCGAGGGCGGCACCGGAGAGCGCGACCACGCCCCGCGGCACACCGAGCGCGCCTGGCGGCAGGTGTCGGTGTCCCATCGGGAGTGCCTCGGCGCCAGCAGGTGCCCCTTCGGCCAGGAGTGCTTCGCCGAGCAGGCCAAGGAGCGTGCGCACCGCGCCCAGCTGGTGATCACCAACCACTCGCTGCTGGCCATCGACGCGATCGAGGGCGTGCCGATGCTGCCCGACTACGACGCGGTCGTCATCGACGAGGCCCACGAGCTGGTCGCGCGGGTGACCCAGGCCGCCACGGACGAGCTATCGGCGCCCGAGGTGGAGCGCGCGTCGCGGCGGGCGGCCCGCCACGTCGGTGACGGTGCGGTGACCAATCCCGCTGACGCCCTGGCCGACGCCGGCGAGGCGCTGCGCGACGTACTCGCCAACCGGCAGCCGGGGCGCATCGACGAGCTCGACGAGGAGCTCAAGGACGTCCTCGCCGAGGTGCGCGACGCCGCGCGCGCGCTGATCTCCGCGCTGGGGGACAGTGCCAAGCAGCGCGGCTCGGACGGCGAGGTCGACGCCGGTCTCACGCAGGCCCGCGGCTGGGCTCAGGAGATCTTCGCCCACGCCGAGCGGATGGTCGCCAACAGCGAGCACGACGTGCTCTGGATCAACGTCCGCGAGCAGGGACGCGGCGGTCCCCAGCTGTGCGTCGCCCCGCTGCAGGTGTGGGGCACGCTGCGCGACCGACTGCTGAGTGAGAAGACGGCCGTGTTCACCTCCGCCACGCTCAAGCTCGGCGGTGACTTCGGCGCTGTCGCGACCTCGCTCGGCCTCAAGCCCGAGGACGACGAGCTGCCGTGGACCGGCCTCGACGTCGGCTCGCCGTTCGACTACGCCAAGCAAGGCATCTTGTATGTCGCCCGCCACCTGCCGGCCCCCGGACGCGACGGTCTCGCAGCCGCCCACCTGGCGGAGATCGTCGACCTGGTCGACGCCGCCGACGGGCGCACCCTCGGATTGTTCTCCTCCCGCCGGGCTGCCGAGGCGGCCGGCGAGGCCGTGCGCGAGCACCTGCCGCACCTCACCACGATGGTCCAGGGGGAGGCGCAGCTGCCGGAGCTCTCCCGGATCTTCGCCGAGGACCCGCACGCCAACCTCTTCGGCACGCTGAGCCTCTGGCAGGGCATCGACGTCCCCGGCGAGACCTGTCAGCTCGTGATCATCGACCGGATCCCGTTCCCGCGCCCCGACGACCCGCTCATGTCGGCCCGCCAGCGCGCCGCCGACAAGGCGGGGCGCAACGGCTTCATGTCCGTCGCCGCGACCCACGCCGCACTCCTGCTCGCCCAGGGAGCCGGCCGGCTGATCCGCAGCATGGACGACCGTGGGGTCGTCGCCGTACTCGACTCCCGGCTCGCCACCGCGCGCTACGGCGGATTCCTGCGCTCCTCGCTGCCCCTGCTGTGGCCCACCTCCGACGCCGCGGTGGTCAAGGCCGCGCTGCGCCGCCTCTCCGGGCAGCCCACGACCCCCGCCTGA
- a CDS encoding alkaline phosphatase D family protein, with the protein MTLPRAASGSPVPPVCAASPVSSAPVPESDAGLPRRSVLRGAAAAGAVGTVAVATGPGSSAAAASAYFRHGVASGDPRPRRVILWTRVTPTPAATPGSGKGPRAEVRWQVATDRRFRTVVAQGTVRTGPARDHTVKLDARGLRPDTAYFYRFSYRGRFSPVGRTRTAPAHGALPKRVRFGVVSCANLEAGYFHAYRHLAKRGDLDAILHLGDYLYEYGVGEYAMGQRNVVVRPHSPRHEMVRLRDYRQRHAQYKQDPDLQALHARHPFIVTWDDHEVTNDTWANGAENHNPGEGGFTKRRLAAYRAYDEWMPVRMGPKTKVGDGYRLYRRLRYGRLLDIAMLDLRTYRSKQSTLVPTPIPNPDPSHSDKSRTITGAAQMRWLKRVLRRSRAQWKVVGNPVMIAPILFPPLPHEITGPVTDLIGLLPADGLPYNADQWDGYTADRRELLQHLADHGITDTVFVTGDIHSAWVSDLPVDAGTYPLRSRSVATELVCTSVTSNNLKDIIGAPPRSASLVVEAAIQTLNRHVRYLDFDSHGYGVLDVTPERTQMDYFVTGARNDRKAGSRWNVSWQTLAGTHRVRAASAPVPTRRGDR; encoded by the coding sequence GTGACCCTGCCACGTGCCGCCTCCGGCTCCCCCGTCCCACCCGTCTGCGCCGCCTCACCGGTCTCCTCCGCTCCCGTCCCCGAGTCGGACGCCGGCCTCCCACGGCGCTCCGTGCTGCGCGGCGCGGCCGCGGCGGGGGCGGTCGGCACCGTCGCGGTCGCGACCGGACCGGGCTCCAGCGCCGCGGCCGCGTCGGCGTACTTCCGTCACGGCGTCGCCTCCGGCGACCCGCGTCCGCGGCGGGTGATTCTCTGGACGCGCGTGACCCCGACCCCTGCCGCGACGCCGGGGTCGGGCAAGGGTCCGCGCGCCGAGGTCCGCTGGCAGGTCGCCACCGACCGCCGGTTCCGCACGGTCGTGGCCCAAGGCACCGTGCGCACCGGCCCGGCGCGCGACCACACCGTCAAGCTCGACGCGCGCGGGCTGCGCCCGGACACGGCGTACTTCTACCGCTTCTCCTACCGCGGACGCTTCAGCCCGGTGGGGCGGACCCGCACGGCTCCGGCCCACGGCGCGCTGCCGAAGCGCGTGCGGTTCGGGGTGGTGTCGTGCGCGAACCTCGAGGCCGGCTACTTCCACGCCTACCGCCACCTGGCGAAGCGCGGAGACCTCGACGCGATCCTGCACCTGGGCGACTACCTCTACGAGTACGGCGTCGGGGAGTACGCCATGGGCCAGCGCAACGTCGTCGTCCGGCCCCACAGCCCGCGCCACGAGATGGTGCGCCTGCGCGACTACCGGCAGCGGCACGCGCAGTACAAGCAGGACCCCGACCTGCAGGCGCTGCACGCCCGGCATCCGTTCATCGTGACCTGGGACGACCACGAGGTGACCAACGACACCTGGGCCAACGGCGCCGAGAACCACAACCCGGGCGAGGGCGGGTTCACGAAGCGCCGGCTCGCGGCCTATCGGGCCTACGACGAGTGGATGCCGGTGCGCATGGGGCCCAAGACCAAGGTCGGCGACGGGTATCGCCTCTACCGACGGTTGCGCTACGGCCGCCTCCTCGACATCGCGATGCTCGACCTGCGCACCTACCGCTCGAAGCAGTCGACGCTGGTGCCGACACCGATCCCCAACCCCGATCCCTCCCACAGCGACAAGAGCCGCACGATCACCGGAGCGGCCCAGATGCGCTGGCTCAAGCGCGTCCTGCGCCGCAGTCGCGCGCAGTGGAAGGTCGTCGGCAACCCGGTGATGATCGCGCCGATCCTCTTCCCCCCGCTGCCCCACGAGATCACCGGGCCGGTGACCGACCTGATCGGACTGCTGCCGGCTGACGGGCTGCCCTACAACGCCGACCAGTGGGACGGCTACACCGCGGACCGCAGGGAGCTGCTGCAGCACCTGGCCGACCACGGGATCACCGACACCGTCTTCGTCACCGGCGACATCCACTCCGCCTGGGTCAGCGACCTGCCCGTCGACGCCGGCACCTACCCGCTGCGCAGCCGCAGCGTGGCCACCGAGCTGGTCTGCACGAGCGTCACCAGCAACAACCTCAAGGACATCATCGGCGCTCCGCCGCGCTCGGCCAGCCTGGTCGTGGAGGCGGCGATCCAGACGCTCAACCGGCACGTGCGCTACCTCGACTTCGACTCCCACGGGTACGGCGTCCTCGACGTCACGCCAGAGCGGACGCAGATGGACTACTTCGTCACCGGCGCCCGCAACGACCGCAAGGCGGGCAGCCGGTGGAACGTCAGCTGGCAGACGCTGGCCGGCACCCACCGCGTGCGGGCCGCCTCGGCTCCCGTGCCGACCCGACGGGGGGACCGCTGA
- the secD gene encoding protein translocase subunit SecD: MTRAIWLRLVLVVLVLGGSVALTLTQEPRLGLDLEGGVSITLETKDSPDGTVADAEATERTLAVLRNRVDALGVAEPTLARSGENRIIVELPGYDDPEEARQVVGKTAQLTMHRVVGVAQSGEDGEPPESSDEANQVVLDEDGLPIEIGPTVISGNEVSGANEANDPSQGTGWFVNIDFQGQGGSKWRDLTADAACNPVGDPQRRVAIKLDDEIISSPQVAESVNCNVGIPGGSTTITGNFDLESAKNLAVLIEGGSLPVPVDVIDQRQVGPTLGEAAIDASIEAGVIGLILTGLFIAIVYRLSGLLATIALGTYAVISFALLLMLGATLTLPGLAGFVLAIGMAIDANVLVFERAREEYAERPERGLGRSMAIGYNKAWSAILDSNITTLLAAALLFFLAAGPVRGFGVTLSIGVIASMFSALVVARVLTEIVLRSKWLEKRPQITGIGDISRFRKYLRRRNPDLMGKSKLWLGISGALMVFSLAGIAFQGLNYGIEFTGGRQVEYSTAETVDVDEAREAVAELGYPNAVVQSAGEADILIRTERISNEEENRIRDAIADIGGGEAEIVDDQSIGASLGNELRTKALIAFLIAIAAQMLYLAVRFKWTFATSAMIGMVHDVIIVVGIFAWLGKPIDGVFLAAILSVIGLSVNDTIVVFDRIREQWRASHGTKFADVCNTACLDTAPRTINTGLGAMFILAALAVLGGDSLQDFSIALLIGLTVGLYSSIFTAAPLAIQFSKKWPMARTEKVKRTERDPSDTGAVV; the protein is encoded by the coding sequence ATGACTCGAGCCATCTGGCTGCGCCTCGTGCTCGTCGTGCTCGTGCTCGGCGGCTCGGTGGCCCTCACGCTGACCCAGGAGCCCCGCCTGGGCCTGGACCTCGAGGGCGGCGTCTCGATCACGCTCGAGACCAAGGACTCCCCGGACGGCACCGTCGCCGACGCCGAGGCGACAGAGCGGACCTTGGCTGTCCTCCGGAACCGCGTTGATGCCCTCGGTGTCGCCGAGCCGACGCTGGCGCGCTCGGGGGAGAACCGGATCATCGTCGAGCTGCCCGGCTACGACGACCCCGAGGAAGCTCGTCAAGTAGTAGGTAAGACGGCCCAGCTGACTATGCACAGGGTTGTCGGGGTGGCGCAGTCGGGAGAAGACGGTGAGCCGCCCGAGTCCAGCGACGAGGCCAACCAGGTGGTCCTCGACGAGGACGGTCTGCCGATCGAGATCGGCCCGACCGTGATCAGCGGCAACGAGGTCTCGGGTGCCAACGAGGCCAACGACCCCTCGCAGGGCACCGGGTGGTTCGTCAACATCGACTTCCAGGGTCAGGGCGGGTCGAAGTGGCGTGACCTGACCGCCGACGCGGCCTGCAACCCGGTCGGCGACCCGCAACGCCGGGTCGCGATCAAGCTCGACGACGAGATCATCTCCTCGCCTCAGGTCGCCGAGTCGGTCAACTGCAACGTCGGCATCCCCGGCGGCAGCACCACCATCACCGGCAACTTCGACCTCGAGTCGGCCAAGAACCTGGCCGTGCTCATCGAGGGCGGCTCGCTGCCCGTGCCGGTCGACGTCATCGACCAGCGCCAGGTCGGCCCGACGCTCGGCGAGGCGGCCATCGACGCCTCGATCGAGGCGGGTGTCATCGGTCTGATCCTCACGGGTCTGTTCATCGCGATCGTCTACCGGCTCTCCGGTCTGCTCGCGACCATCGCGCTCGGGACCTATGCCGTCATCTCCTTCGCCCTGCTGCTGATGCTCGGAGCGACCCTGACCCTGCCGGGTCTGGCCGGCTTCGTGCTGGCGATCGGCATGGCGATCGACGCCAACGTGCTGGTCTTCGAGCGCGCGCGTGAGGAGTACGCCGAGCGGCCCGAGCGCGGGCTCGGACGGTCGATGGCGATCGGCTACAACAAGGCCTGGTCGGCCATCCTCGACTCCAACATCACCACGCTGCTCGCGGCCGCGCTGCTGTTCTTCCTCGCGGCGGGTCCGGTGCGCGGCTTCGGTGTCACGCTGTCGATCGGTGTCATCGCCTCGATGTTCTCCGCGCTGGTCGTGGCCCGGGTGCTCACCGAGATCGTGCTGCGCTCGAAGTGGCTCGAGAAGCGCCCGCAGATCACCGGCATCGGCGACATCAGCCGCTTCCGCAAGTACCTCCGGCGCAGGAACCCCGACCTCATGGGCAAGAGCAAGCTGTGGCTCGGTATCTCCGGCGCGCTCATGGTGTTCTCCCTCGCCGGCATCGCCTTCCAGGGGCTCAACTACGGCATCGAGTTCACCGGCGGTCGCCAGGTGGAGTATTCCACCGCCGAGACCGTCGACGTCGACGAGGCGCGCGAGGCTGTGGCCGAGCTCGGCTACCCCAACGCAGTCGTCCAGTCCGCCGGCGAGGCCGACATCCTCATCCGGACCGAGCGGATCTCCAACGAGGAGGAGAACCGCATCCGTGACGCCATCGCCGACATCGGTGGTGGCGAGGCCGAGATCGTCGACGACCAGTCCATCGGGGCAAGCCTCGGCAACGAGCTGCGCACCAAGGCGCTGATCGCGTTCCTCATCGCGATCGCCGCGCAGATGCTCTATCTCGCGGTCCGGTTCAAGTGGACGTTCGCCACCTCGGCGATGATCGGCATGGTCCACGACGTGATCATCGTGGTCGGCATCTTCGCCTGGCTGGGCAAGCCGATCGACGGCGTCTTCCTGGCAGCGATCCTCAGCGTCATCGGTCTGTCGGTCAACGACACCATCGTCGTCTTCGACCGCATCCGCGAGCAGTGGCGCGCCAGCCACGGCACGAAGTTCGCCGACGTGTGCAACACGGCGTGCCTCGACACCGCGCCGCGCACGATCAACACCGGTCTGGGCGCGATGTTCATCCTGGCGGCGCTCGCCGTACTCGGTGGCGACTCGTTGCAGGACTTCTCCATCGCGCTGCTCATCGGTCTGACGGTGGGTCTGTACTCCTCGATCTTCACGGCCGCCCCGCTGGCGATCCAGTTCAGCAAGAAGTGGCCGATGGCCCGCACCGAGAAGGTCAAGCGCACGGAGCGCGACCCGAGCGACACCGGTGCCGTCGTCTGA
- a CDS encoding alkaline phosphatase family protein, protein MCTPTQPTDERTQRVLPDLDRRHVLRLGAAGGAGIVLSSALGSPALAAEGPKRAYVFVLDGMIPGEIDSGLLPQIKALRDGGTVFPNARSLPIMETIPNHVMMMTGVRPDRNGVPANAIYDRKAKLHRDLDRPKDLRFPTVIERLRKQGFSTGTVLSKEYLYGIFGARANHRWEPFPIIPISGHAPDVFTMQALHAMVRAHDPNLVFINLGDCDRWGHTDITGTTLRALRTAALIQLDLQVGQFVAMLKRTGRWRNSLVVFLADHSMDWSRPDRVITLAPRLAGDPLLAGRVEVSQNGGADLLYWLGPRKRRDEAVRRMRRIALATPGVLSAHDPARLRLGPRAGDLVVYCRAGWRFSDPGPLSNPIPGNHGHPATAPIPFFLSGGHPAVRRRTSSARAQTVDVAPTVGEFFGLRPPRGGYDGTSRLG, encoded by the coding sequence ATGTGCACGCCCACCCAGCCGACCGACGAGCGCACGCAGCGCGTGCTGCCCGACCTCGACCGGCGCCACGTCCTGCGACTCGGCGCCGCGGGCGGTGCCGGCATCGTCCTGTCGTCCGCGCTCGGCAGCCCTGCGCTGGCCGCCGAGGGCCCCAAGCGCGCCTACGTGTTCGTGCTGGACGGGATGATCCCCGGGGAGATCGACTCCGGTCTGCTGCCCCAGATCAAGGCGCTGCGCGACGGCGGCACGGTGTTCCCGAACGCCCGGTCGCTGCCGATCATGGAGACCATCCCCAACCACGTCATGATGATGACGGGGGTCCGGCCCGACCGGAACGGCGTACCCGCCAACGCGATCTACGACCGCAAGGCGAAGCTGCACCGTGACCTCGACCGGCCCAAGGACCTGCGGTTCCCCACCGTCATCGAGCGGTTGCGCAAGCAGGGGTTCAGCACCGGCACCGTGCTGAGCAAGGAGTACCTCTACGGGATCTTCGGGGCGCGCGCCAACCACCGCTGGGAGCCGTTCCCGATCATCCCGATCAGCGGCCACGCTCCGGACGTGTTCACCATGCAGGCACTGCACGCGATGGTGCGCGCCCACGACCCCAACCTGGTCTTCATCAACCTCGGCGACTGCGACCGGTGGGGCCACACCGACATCACCGGGACGACACTCCGGGCGCTGCGCACGGCCGCGCTCATCCAGCTCGACCTCCAGGTCGGCCAGTTCGTCGCGATGCTCAAGCGCACCGGGCGTTGGCGCAACTCGCTGGTGGTCTTCCTCGCCGACCACTCGATGGACTGGTCGCGACCCGACCGGGTGATCACCCTGGCGCCCCGGCTAGCGGGCGACCCGCTGCTGGCCGGGCGGGTCGAGGTCAGCCAGAACGGCGGGGCGGACCTGCTCTACTGGCTCGGCCCGCGCAAGCGCCGCGACGAGGCCGTGCGCCGGATGCGCCGCATCGCCCTGGCCACACCCGGGGTGCTGTCGGCACACGACCCGGCGCGGCTGCGGCTCGGTCCGCGCGCCGGCGACCTCGTCGTCTACTGCCGCGCCGGCTGGCGGTTCAGCGACCCGGGTCCGCTGTCGAACCCGATCCCGGGCAACCACGGCCACCCCGCCACCGCGCCGATCCCGTTCTTCCTCTCCGGCGGACACCCGGCGGTGCGCCGACGCACCTCGTCCGCGCGGGCGCAGACGGTCGATGTCGCGCCCACGGTCGGGGAGTTCTTCGGGCTCCGGCCGCCGCGGGGCGGGTACGACGGGACCAGCCGGCTCGGCTGA
- a CDS encoding DUF222 domain-containing protein: protein MDPSSIPDTAGVVGPVVVDRAVVDRGVVAGVLREVADLLDTLAPTTDMLRAVQTGRDVLDVLRVAGIAELVETQGFEDEGASTVTTWARRELRLDATETARLRRTSRVTGVLTKVGAAAAAGRLRSEHLNVFAFGLKHIGVEEMLAAEETLVDYAITHEPGALMSVVREMRARLHPDELDQAWLEGMDKEDLKLVRCGEGFNVTGFLGATTGAQLKAVLDSLATPRAADDQRSASERRCAGLSALLTGILDAGVLPADKGVRPHLTVTVPADVFGAAAAAAQHGKSQGQPAPSQPAPSQPAPSQPAPSQPAPSQPAPDGGPGDLFAPVARLEGFGPIGPALVGYLACLGQVTVVTTAGVASDSGVLNVGRTRRVATLRQRTAVEAHQAHRCATPACALPVEEIHHLTWWSAGGATDLDNLIGLCGPCHRLVHAGTLVITVPTPEPAAPEAAPSAASPESRLEQRLQEFLRRLHPQPVQLPRPSRRDHDRPHVTPGRTYRFTTRHGEPVRRRAGSVLLTDRHLATGRGQRPPPFPGSSQMRV from the coding sequence ATGGACCCCTCCTCCATCCCCGACACCGCCGGCGTGGTCGGCCCTGTCGTGGTCGACCGCGCTGTGGTGGATCGTGGGGTCGTGGCGGGGGTGTTGCGGGAGGTCGCTGACCTGCTCGACACGCTAGCCCCGACCACCGACATGTTGCGGGCGGTGCAGACCGGGCGGGACGTGCTCGACGTGCTGCGGGTCGCGGGGATCGCGGAGCTGGTGGAGACCCAGGGCTTCGAGGATGAGGGCGCTTCGACGGTGACGACGTGGGCGCGGCGCGAGCTGCGCCTCGACGCCACTGAGACCGCGCGGTTGCGGCGCACCAGCCGGGTCACCGGGGTCCTCACCAAGGTCGGGGCTGCGGCGGCTGCGGGTCGGTTGCGCAGCGAGCATCTGAACGTGTTCGCGTTCGGCCTCAAGCACATCGGTGTCGAGGAGATGCTCGCTGCTGAGGAGACGCTGGTCGATTACGCGATCACGCACGAGCCGGGTGCGTTGATGAGCGTGGTGCGGGAGATGCGCGCCCGGCTGCATCCCGACGAGCTCGACCAGGCCTGGCTCGAGGGCATGGACAAAGAAGACCTCAAGCTCGTGCGCTGCGGGGAGGGGTTCAACGTCACCGGGTTCCTCGGCGCCACCACCGGCGCCCAGCTCAAAGCCGTCCTCGACTCGCTCGCCACACCCCGCGCTGCCGACGACCAGCGCAGCGCTTCCGAGCGTCGCTGTGCCGGACTGTCGGCGCTGTTGACCGGGATCCTCGACGCCGGTGTCCTGCCCGCCGACAAAGGCGTCCGGCCGCATCTGACGGTCACCGTGCCCGCGGACGTGTTCGGTGCCGCCGCAGCCGCAGCCCAGCACGGGAAGTCGCAGGGCCAGCCCGCACCGAGCCAGCCCGCACCGAGCCAGCCCGCACCGAGCCAGCCCGCACCGAGCCAGCCCGCACCGAGCCAGCCCGCACCGGACGGGGGCCCGGGCGACCTGTTCGCGCCGGTCGCCCGCCTGGAGGGATTCGGTCCGATCGGCCCCGCGCTCGTGGGCTACCTGGCGTGTCTGGGGCAGGTCACGGTCGTGACCACCGCCGGTGTCGCATCCGACTCCGGGGTGCTCAACGTCGGGCGCACCCGGCGGGTCGCGACGTTGCGGCAGCGCACAGCGGTCGAGGCCCATCAGGCCCACCGGTGCGCCACGCCGGCGTGTGCGCTGCCGGTGGAGGAGATCCACCACCTCACCTGGTGGTCGGCCGGCGGGGCGACGGACCTCGACAACCTCATCGGCCTGTGCGGGCCGTGCCACCGGCTGGTCCACGCCGGCACGCTCGTCATCACCGTCCCCACTCCCGAGCCGGCCGCCCCCGAGGCGGCACCGAGCGCAGCGAGCCCGGAGTCCCGCCTCGAGCAGCGCCTGCAGGAGTTCCTGCGCCGCCTGCACCCGCAGCCCGTTCAGCTACCCCGGCCATCGCGCCGCGACCACGACCGCCCCCACGTGACACCCGGGCGCACCTACCGGTTCACCACCCGCCACGGCGAACCCGTCCGCCGCCGCGCCGGATCGGTCCTCCTCACCGACCGCCACCTCGCGACAGGCCGCGGGCAGCGACCACCGCCGTTTCCCGGCTCTTCCCAGATGAGGGTGTAG
- a CDS encoding zinc-dependent metalloprotease family protein: MRHPVRPRAVRSRTAAVAALLLGCGALTVLGPSPSAAGDAAASDRVAEIAEVHDRSAAEVEQLLDDPAVRVGEGGRLYYADPARPVAPSARETPRARALRTAPLTLDDDTFRLHSRPGAARVIFLDFDGHDVRRTAWNSEGWPSGFWPGFSLDRDRDEFSAQERAVVREVWQRVAEDYAPFDVDVTTEDPGEAALTRSSRRDQHFGMRVVVTDTTASPVLRRAARTVCGGCAGLAWMDVFDEPDNARYQPALIFADQLRQDPWQIAETISHEVGHTFGLVHDGDHRGSYHLGTPPWSPIMGAGAAGLSQWSRGEYAGARNVDAKRRRIPLQDDLAVIAAMTGWVRDDHGDSSQSATALGGGATQTVSGTIGRTGDVDVFALTRTCDAPATIRATPAAVGANLDVWLRVRDARGRVLADANPTATGERWSPVVHGLDAAVELASVRGTSYVEVRGGSQGSPATGWSSYGSLGAYTLTVTTCAETARPGPPPPVTQPDPGPPPKLDPQSPPPPAARAPLAPAAVKVMRGRRGGKRSIVVRWTAARPRGSDVTAYVLRARKHQGGRIVARKQGRVQPGKRRVEWRVGAGVWSVRVVARSRAGASATPWTARVRAR; the protein is encoded by the coding sequence ATGCGTCACCCTGTCCGGCCGCGCGCGGTCCGCTCGCGCACGGCTGCCGTCGCCGCCCTCCTGCTGGGTTGCGGCGCGCTCACGGTGCTGGGCCCGTCGCCCTCCGCGGCCGGTGACGCAGCGGCCTCGGACCGGGTGGCCGAGATCGCCGAGGTCCACGACCGATCCGCCGCGGAGGTCGAGCAGCTCCTCGACGACCCCGCGGTCCGCGTCGGCGAGGGCGGCCGGCTCTACTACGCCGACCCGGCACGCCCGGTCGCTCCGAGCGCCCGCGAGACACCGCGAGCACGGGCGCTGCGGACAGCTCCGCTCACGCTCGACGACGACACGTTCCGCCTCCACAGCCGACCTGGCGCGGCGCGGGTCATCTTCCTCGACTTCGACGGCCACGACGTGCGGCGTACGGCGTGGAACTCCGAGGGCTGGCCGAGCGGGTTCTGGCCCGGGTTCTCCCTCGACCGCGACCGGGACGAGTTCAGCGCCCAGGAGCGGGCGGTCGTGCGCGAGGTCTGGCAGCGGGTCGCCGAGGACTACGCGCCCTTCGACGTCGACGTCACCACCGAGGACCCCGGAGAAGCCGCCCTGACGCGCAGCAGCCGTCGCGACCAGCACTTCGGCATGCGGGTCGTCGTCACCGACACCACCGCTAGCCCGGTGCTACGGCGGGCGGCGCGCACGGTGTGCGGCGGCTGCGCCGGCCTGGCCTGGATGGACGTGTTCGACGAGCCCGACAACGCGAGATATCAACCCGCGCTCATCTTCGCCGACCAGCTGCGCCAGGACCCCTGGCAGATCGCCGAGACCATCAGCCACGAGGTCGGGCACACCTTCGGCCTGGTCCACGACGGTGACCACCGCGGGTCCTACCACCTCGGCACGCCGCCGTGGAGCCCCATCATGGGGGCCGGCGCCGCCGGGCTGAGCCAGTGGAGCCGTGGCGAGTACGCCGGAGCCCGCAACGTGGACGCCAAGCGCCGCCGGATCCCACTGCAGGACGACCTCGCGGTGATCGCCGCGATGACCGGATGGGTCCGCGACGACCACGGCGACTCCTCGCAAAGCGCGACCGCCCTGGGTGGTGGCGCGACCCAGACGGTGAGCGGGACGATCGGGCGAACGGGCGACGTGGACGTCTTCGCGCTCACCCGCACCTGCGACGCGCCGGCGACGATCCGTGCCACCCCCGCGGCGGTCGGGGCGAACCTCGACGTCTGGCTGCGCGTGCGCGACGCGCGGGGACGCGTGCTGGCCGACGCGAACCCCACCGCTACGGGCGAGCGCTGGAGCCCGGTCGTGCACGGGCTCGACGCCGCGGTCGAGCTGGCGTCGGTGCGCGGCACGTCGTACGTCGAGGTCCGCGGCGGCAGCCAGGGTTCGCCGGCGACCGGGTGGAGCAGCTACGGCAGCCTCGGCGCCTACACCCTCACCGTCACGACCTGCGCCGAGACGGCCCGCCCCGGTCCGCCGCCGCCGGTGACGCAGCCCGACCCCGGGCCGCCGCCCAAGCTCGACCCGCAGTCCCCGCCCCCGCCGGCCGCTCGGGCACCACTCGCTCCCGCCGCCGTGAAGGTCATGCGCGGTCGCCGCGGCGGCAAGCGCAGCATCGTCGTGCGGTGGACGGCCGCGCGACCTCGGGGCAGCGACGTCACGGCGTACGTCCTGCGGGCCCGCAAGCACCAGGGCGGACGGATCGTCGCCCGCAAGCAGGGGCGCGTGCAGCCCGGCAAGCGCCGCGTCGAGTGGCGCGTCGGGGCCGGGGTCTGGAGCGTCCGCGTGGTCGCGCGCAGCCGGGCGGGGGCCAGTGCGACGCCCTGGACCGCCCGGGTCCGCGCCCGCTGA